In Sporichthya polymorpha DSM 43042, a genomic segment contains:
- a CDS encoding NAD(P)H-dependent flavin oxidoreductase, with amino-acid sequence MVKTRFTEMFELDHPIMSAPMALHSGGSLAAAVSAAGGLGSFGGIHPARGPEWIEAEILRIHGKTDRPFGVGFITAFLPMFGVLLDATLAARPQVVAFSFGDPAPYVAQAKDVGATVMCQVQNLTDAQIAVDAGADILVAQGTEAGGHTGTRGLLPLLGAVLDRYPDLPVLAAGGISDGRSLAAVLAAGADGAWVGTAFLATDEAVEVHDIHKQLIVASDGDDTVWTRVYDIASGLPWPEGVGERVRRNAHVDRWTGRESELQPVPRPEGAPVENPFAKPPDPATDAVLYGQGAHAVTAVRPAAEVLRSISGDAEALLRDRGRALLG; translated from the coding sequence ATGGTGAAGACCCGGTTCACCGAGATGTTCGAGCTCGACCACCCGATCATGTCGGCGCCGATGGCGCTGCACAGCGGAGGATCGCTGGCCGCCGCGGTGTCGGCGGCCGGGGGGCTGGGGTCATTCGGCGGGATCCATCCCGCGCGGGGGCCGGAGTGGATCGAGGCGGAGATCCTCCGGATCCACGGGAAGACGGACCGGCCGTTCGGGGTGGGGTTCATCACCGCGTTCCTCCCGATGTTCGGGGTGCTGCTCGACGCGACGCTCGCCGCCCGCCCGCAGGTGGTCGCGTTCTCCTTCGGCGACCCCGCGCCCTACGTCGCGCAGGCGAAGGATGTCGGCGCCACGGTGATGTGCCAGGTCCAGAACCTGACGGACGCTCAGATCGCCGTCGACGCCGGCGCCGACATCCTCGTCGCGCAGGGGACGGAGGCCGGCGGCCACACCGGCACCCGCGGGCTCCTCCCGCTGCTCGGCGCGGTCCTCGACCGCTACCCCGATCTCCCGGTCCTCGCCGCGGGCGGCATCTCCGACGGCCGCAGCCTCGCCGCCGTCCTCGCCGCGGGCGCGGACGGCGCGTGGGTCGGAACGGCGTTCCTCGCCACCGACGAGGCCGTCGAGGTGCACGACATCCACAAGCAGCTCATCGTCGCCAGCGACGGCGACGACACGGTCTGGACGCGGGTGTACGACATCGCGTCGGGGCTGCCGTGGCCCGAGGGCGTCGGGGAGCGGGTGCGGCGCAACGCCCACGTCGACCGCTGGACCGGCCGGGAGTCCGAGCTTCAGCCCGTGCCGCGGCCCGAAGGTGCACCGGTCGAGAACCCGTTCGCGAAGCCGCCGGACCCGGCGACCGACGCGGTCCTCTACGGCCAGGGCGCCCACGCGGTCACCGCCGTACGGCCCGCGGCCGAGGTGCTGCGCTCGATCTCCGGCGACGCCGAGGCGCTGCTGCGCGACCGCGGCCGGGCCCTCCTGGGCTGA
- a CDS encoding TetR/AcrR family transcriptional regulator, translating to MSVPQIRPDRRALRRQQTIAEILDIAVDVMTVEGVNGLSIAEIARRLGVQPPSLYKYFPSLLAVYDALFERGMREHLEVLRAAMADAEPGLEALITGLEASGRWCLENRALAQMLFWRPIPGFEPSPEAFAASVDMVELQRAALAEAVRRGELGPSADDEDAVFVISVFISGVLTMAIANEPDVRWGEGRFTPHFRRLMRTLPTLFPVGDDGRAPALGP from the coding sequence GTGTCCGTACCGCAGATCCGCCCCGACCGTCGCGCGCTGCGCCGGCAGCAGACGATCGCCGAGATCCTCGACATCGCGGTCGACGTGATGACCGTCGAGGGCGTCAACGGATTGAGCATCGCCGAGATCGCGCGCCGCCTGGGCGTGCAGCCACCCTCGCTCTACAAGTACTTCCCGTCGCTGCTGGCGGTCTACGACGCCCTCTTCGAGCGCGGCATGCGCGAACACCTGGAGGTGCTGCGGGCCGCGATGGCGGACGCCGAGCCCGGCCTGGAGGCCCTGATCACCGGGCTGGAGGCGAGCGGTCGCTGGTGCCTGGAGAACCGCGCCCTCGCCCAGATGCTGTTCTGGCGCCCGATCCCCGGCTTCGAGCCCTCCCCCGAGGCGTTCGCGGCGAGCGTCGACATGGTCGAGCTCCAACGCGCCGCGCTGGCCGAGGCCGTCCGCCGCGGCGAGCTCGGCCCCTCCGCCGACGACGAGGACGCCGTGTTCGTCATCTCCGTCTTCATCTCCGGCGTCCTCACGATGGCCATCGCCAACGAACCCGACGTCCGCTGGGGCGAGGGCCGCTTCACTCCCCACTTCCGCCGGCTGATGCGCACGCTGCCGACGCTGTTCCCGGTCGGGGACGACGGGCGGGCGCCGGCGCTCGGCCCCTGA
- a CDS encoding SRPBCC family protein yields MAPRNQRWWLTTDSVSTDIAASPEELYAMVADLPRMPEWSPEQERLDWIEGATGPAVGARFLGHNMTGPGKRIKWKRRGTVRTADPGREFSFATEEGGVEGTIWTYTFEPVAGGTRVTESYAVEKIPVWARILDVPLNRHKELIEGMTSTLGKLKTAAEANRSVPE; encoded by the coding sequence ATGGCACCGAGGAACCAGCGTTGGTGGCTCACGACGGACAGCGTCTCGACGGATATCGCCGCCTCGCCCGAGGAGCTCTACGCGATGGTCGCGGACCTGCCGCGGATGCCGGAGTGGAGCCCGGAGCAGGAACGGCTCGACTGGATCGAGGGGGCGACCGGTCCCGCCGTGGGCGCCCGTTTCCTCGGCCACAACATGACCGGGCCCGGCAAGCGGATCAAGTGGAAGCGGCGCGGCACGGTGCGTACCGCCGACCCGGGCCGCGAGTTCTCCTTCGCCACCGAGGAGGGCGGCGTCGAGGGGACGATCTGGACGTACACCTTCGAGCCGGTGGCGGGCGGAACGCGCGTGACCGAGTCCTACGCCGTCGAGAAGATCCCGGTGTGGGCGCGGATCCTGGACGTCCCGCTCAACCGGCACAAGGAACTGATCGAGGGCATGACGTCCACGCTCGGCAAGCTCAAGACCGCCGCCGAGGCGAACCGATCCGTTCCCGAGTAG
- a CDS encoding alkaline phosphatase PhoX has protein sequence MPTTRRTFLLGGAGIGLGLALTGGVSAPAAAAPAALGGLVPDPRKRLSLPRGFSYRIVAEAGVTELSGAAAGEKTPGYQDGSASFRRPGGGHVLVTNHEVNQRHTQHFVPAVPGFTYDPGCHGGTTAIHVDERGRRVAEYVSLAGTDTNCAGGPTPWGTWLTCEESEGRAGEDGRTKDHGYVFEVDPRRLAANRDPRPVKALGRFAHEACAVDPATGRIYLTEDADDPFGLVYRFTPPRRYRGLGSGVLGKLGDEAGRLQAMRALDRRGRVVRDLAVARRPGTTYRLEWVDVPDRDAARVSTRKQFRHAGSRTGGAVTRSHKLEGAWWSRGGAYLVASFAKPVEDGSAAAHEGQVWFLDPRRNTISLVLWFAPRKRIDGPDNITANPFGGVILAEDGAGAQHLVAAAADGSRMFLARNEVRSGGEYSEFTGPNFSSDRKFLFANVQTPGTVFAIRGPFGALSG, from the coding sequence CTGCCGACGACGCGACGGACCTTCCTGCTCGGCGGCGCGGGCATCGGGCTCGGGCTCGCGCTGACCGGTGGGGTCTCGGCCCCGGCGGCGGCTGCGCCGGCCGCGCTCGGCGGCCTCGTCCCGGATCCGCGGAAGCGGCTGTCGCTGCCGCGCGGCTTCTCGTACCGGATCGTCGCGGAGGCCGGGGTCACCGAGCTCTCCGGCGCGGCGGCGGGCGAGAAGACGCCCGGCTACCAGGACGGGTCGGCGAGCTTTCGGCGTCCGGGCGGCGGGCACGTCCTCGTGACGAACCACGAGGTCAACCAACGGCACACGCAGCACTTCGTCCCGGCGGTGCCCGGGTTCACCTACGACCCGGGGTGCCACGGCGGGACGACCGCCATTCACGTCGACGAGCGGGGGCGCCGGGTCGCGGAGTACGTCTCGCTCGCCGGCACCGACACCAACTGCGCCGGCGGGCCGACCCCGTGGGGGACGTGGCTGACGTGCGAGGAGTCCGAGGGTCGCGCCGGTGAGGACGGGCGCACCAAGGACCACGGCTACGTCTTCGAGGTGGACCCGCGCCGGCTGGCGGCGAACCGGGACCCGCGGCCGGTCAAGGCGCTCGGTCGGTTCGCGCACGAGGCCTGCGCGGTCGACCCGGCGACCGGCCGGATCTACCTGACCGAGGACGCGGACGACCCCTTCGGTCTCGTCTACCGGTTCACGCCGCCGCGGCGGTACCGCGGCCTCGGGTCCGGGGTGCTGGGCAAGCTCGGCGACGAGGCCGGCCGGCTCCAGGCGATGCGGGCGCTCGACCGGCGCGGCCGCGTCGTGCGGGACCTCGCGGTCGCGCGCCGGCCGGGGACCACGTACCGGCTCGAGTGGGTCGACGTGCCCGACCGGGACGCCGCCCGGGTCTCGACGCGCAAGCAGTTCCGGCACGCCGGCTCCCGCACGGGCGGAGCCGTGACCCGCAGTCACAAGCTCGAAGGCGCCTGGTGGAGTCGCGGCGGCGCGTACCTCGTCGCGTCGTTCGCGAAGCCGGTCGAGGACGGCAGCGCCGCGGCGCACGAGGGCCAGGTGTGGTTCCTCGACCCGCGGCGGAACACGATCTCGCTCGTCCTCTGGTTCGCTCCGCGCAAGCGCATCGACGGCCCGGACAACATCACCGCCAACCCGTTCGGGGGCGTGATCCTGGCCGAGGACGGCGCGGGCGCGCAGCACCTGGTCGCCGCCGCCGCGGACGGGTCGCGGATGTTCCTCGCCCGCAACGAGGTCCGCTCCGGCGGCGAGTACTCCGAGTTCACCGGCCCGAACTTCAGCTCCGACCGGAAGTTCCTGTTCGCGAACGTGCAGACCCCCGGGACGGTGTTCGCGATCCGGGGCCCGTTCGGCGCGCTGAGCGGTTAG
- a CDS encoding DUF4031 domain-containing protein — protein MAMLIDPPTWAGHGRLWSHVASDTSLDELHAFAAVAGIPAEAFDRDHYDVPVEWYDRIVAAGARPVSPRDIVRALRAVGLRTPKVPSYLRQAS, from the coding sequence GTGGCGATGCTGATCGATCCTCCGACCTGGGCGGGGCACGGGCGACTGTGGTCGCACGTCGCCTCGGACACGTCGCTGGACGAGCTGCACGCGTTCGCCGCGGTCGCGGGGATCCCGGCCGAGGCGTTCGACCGGGACCACTACGACGTCCCGGTCGAGTGGTACGACCGGATCGTCGCCGCCGGGGCCCGGCCGGTGTCGCCCCGGGACATCGTGCGCGCCCTGCGGGCCGTCGGTCTGCGCACCCCGAAGGTGCCGTCGTACCTGCGTCAGGCGTCCTGA
- a CDS encoding HD domain-containing protein, with product MELAERWDALLREFGAADAAVTGAQLLGRWAEPHRRYHDLAHLAAVLDGVDALAAHADDATAVRLAAWYHDAVYAGAPDDEEQSARLAEAELSALGLPAGLVAEVGRLVRLTTSHDPAPGDRNGEVLCDADLAVLAGSPADYRRYTDAVRAEYAHVPDDEFRAGRARILISLLAMPALFRTPAGRDRWEADARANVTAELAELTGRQDA from the coding sequence GTGGAGCTCGCCGAGCGCTGGGACGCATTGCTGCGCGAGTTCGGCGCGGCGGACGCGGCCGTCACCGGCGCGCAACTGCTCGGCCGGTGGGCCGAACCGCACCGGCGCTACCACGACCTCGCCCACCTCGCGGCGGTGCTCGACGGCGTCGACGCCCTCGCCGCGCACGCCGACGACGCGACGGCCGTCCGGCTCGCGGCCTGGTACCACGACGCGGTCTACGCCGGCGCGCCCGACGACGAGGAGCAGAGCGCGCGGCTCGCGGAGGCCGAGCTGTCCGCGCTCGGACTGCCGGCCGGACTGGTCGCCGAGGTCGGGCGCCTGGTGCGTCTGACGACCAGTCACGACCCCGCGCCGGGCGACCGGAACGGTGAGGTCCTCTGCGACGCGGACCTCGCGGTCCTCGCCGGGTCCCCGGCGGACTACCGCCGCTACACCGACGCGGTGCGGGCCGAGTACGCGCACGTCCCCGACGACGAGTTCCGCGCCGGCCGCGCCCGCATCCTGATCTCACTGCTCGCGATGCCCGCGCTGTTCCGCACCCCAGCGGGAAGGGATCGCTGGGAAGCGGACGCGCGAGCGAACGTCACCGCCGAACTAGCGGAGCTGACAGGGCGTCAGGACGCCTGA
- a CDS encoding DNA repair helicase XPB: MTDGPLIVQSDKTLLLEVDHEQAEACRRAIAPFAELERSPEHVHTYRLTPLGLWNARAAGHDAEQVVDTLLTYSRYAVPHSLLVDVAETMARYGRLRLEKHPVHGLVLSTTDRPVLEEVLRSKKVAPLVGERIDPDTVAVHPSERGHLKQVLLKVGWPAEDFAGYVDGEAHPIFLDESDWTLRPYQREAVTGFWHGGSGVVVLPCGAGKTLVGAAAMAEAKATTLILVTNTVSAHQWRTELLKRTSLTENEIGEYSGQRKEIRPVTIATYQVLTTKRKGVYAHLELFDARDWGLIVYDEVHLLPAPIFRLTADLQARRRLGLTATLIREDGREGDVFSLIGPKRYDAPWKDIESQGYIAPADCVEVRVTLTDHERLLTATAEAEERYKLASTARSKARVVEALVQQHAGEQVLVIGQYLDQLDDLGARLDAPVIKGETTVKERERLFDLFRTGEIHVLVVSKVANFSIDLPEAAVAIQVSGTFGSRQEEAQRLGRVLRPKSDGRTARFYAIVSRDTVDQEFAAHRQRFLAEQGYAYRILDAEDVLGGVEDPGTG; this comes from the coding sequence ATGACCGACGGCCCGCTGATCGTGCAGTCCGACAAGACCCTCCTGCTCGAGGTCGACCACGAGCAGGCGGAGGCCTGTCGGCGGGCGATCGCGCCCTTCGCCGAGCTGGAGCGCTCGCCCGAGCACGTCCACACCTACCGGCTCACGCCGCTGGGGCTGTGGAACGCCCGGGCGGCCGGGCACGACGCCGAGCAGGTCGTCGACACCCTGCTCACGTACTCGCGCTACGCCGTCCCGCACTCGCTGCTGGTCGACGTCGCGGAGACGATGGCCCGCTACGGCCGGCTGCGGCTGGAGAAGCACCCGGTCCACGGCCTGGTGCTCTCGACCACCGACCGCCCGGTGCTCGAAGAGGTGCTGCGGTCGAAGAAGGTCGCCCCCCTGGTCGGGGAGCGCATCGACCCCGACACCGTCGCCGTGCACCCGTCCGAGCGCGGGCACCTCAAGCAGGTCCTGCTCAAGGTCGGCTGGCCGGCGGAGGACTTCGCCGGGTACGTCGACGGCGAGGCGCACCCGATCTTCCTCGACGAGTCCGACTGGACGCTGCGGCCCTACCAGCGCGAGGCCGTGACCGGGTTCTGGCACGGGGGCTCCGGCGTGGTCGTCCTCCCCTGCGGCGCGGGCAAGACGCTCGTCGGCGCGGCGGCGATGGCCGAGGCGAAGGCGACGACCCTGATCCTCGTCACCAACACGGTCTCCGCGCACCAGTGGCGTACCGAGCTGCTCAAGCGCACGTCGCTGACCGAGAACGAGATCGGCGAGTACTCCGGACAGCGCAAGGAGATCCGGCCCGTCACGATCGCGACGTACCAGGTCCTGACGACCAAGCGGAAGGGCGTGTACGCGCACCTCGAGCTCTTCGACGCCCGCGACTGGGGCCTGATCGTCTACGACGAGGTGCACCTGCTGCCGGCGCCGATCTTCCGGCTGACGGCGGACCTGCAGGCCCGGCGTCGCCTCGGTCTGACGGCCACTCTGATCCGCGAGGACGGCCGCGAGGGCGACGTGTTCTCCCTGATCGGGCCGAAGCGGTACGACGCCCCGTGGAAGGACATCGAGTCCCAGGGCTACATCGCGCCGGCGGACTGCGTCGAGGTCCGCGTGACGCTGACCGACCACGAGCGGCTGCTCACCGCGACCGCCGAGGCGGAGGAGCGCTACAAGCTCGCCTCCACCGCGCGGTCGAAGGCACGGGTGGTCGAGGCGCTCGTCCAGCAGCACGCGGGCGAGCAGGTCCTCGTCATCGGCCAGTACCTCGACCAGCTCGACGACCTCGGCGCGCGCCTCGATGCCCCGGTCATCAAGGGCGAGACGACGGTCAAGGAGCGCGAGCGCCTGTTCGACCTGTTCCGCACCGGGGAGATTCACGTCCTCGTGGTGTCGAAGGTCGCGAACTTCTCCATCGACCTGCCCGAGGCCGCGGTCGCGATCCAGGTGTCCGGCACGTTCGGCTCCCGGCAGGAGGAGGCGCAGCGTCTCGGCCGCGTCCTGCGCCCCAAGAGCGACGGCCGGACCGCCCGGTTCTACGCGATCGTCTCCCGCGACACCGTCGACCAGGAGTTCGCCGCCCACCGCCAGCGCTTCCTCGCCGAGCAGGGCTACGCGTACCGGATCCTCGACGCCGAGGACGTTCTCGGCGGGGTCGAGGACCCCGGCACCGGCTGA
- a CDS encoding epoxide hydrolase family protein, with protein sequence MIGTEFRVEIDPKEIDDLRERLLRTRWAAPEPVDDWSQGVPLDYAKDVASYWVHGYDMNRVAERINVHPQFLVEIDGVEIHVLHARSPHAQARPLVITHGWPGSVVEFLDVIPMLTDPPDPADAFHVVCPTLPGFGFSGKPTETGWTVQRIARAWAQVMAELGYDRYWAQGGDWGSFVTGDLGAVDPDHVAGIHMTLPRAPSVPDAELSDLDRQWLADAEEWRARGQGYSAQQSTRPQTIGYGLVDSPAAQLTWILDKFWAWTDNRGDLESVISRDVLLDNVMLYWLPGAGVSSARIYWENFPRHLGHDPVRVPMGASFFPREVVKTPRPWLERRFSDIRYFNTDLARGGHFPSLEVPKAFVAEVRACFRLMP encoded by the coding sequence ATGATCGGCACCGAGTTCCGGGTCGAGATCGACCCGAAGGAGATCGACGACCTTCGCGAGCGTCTGCTCCGGACCCGCTGGGCGGCGCCGGAGCCCGTGGACGACTGGTCGCAGGGCGTCCCGCTCGACTACGCGAAGGACGTCGCGAGCTACTGGGTCCACGGTTACGACATGAACCGCGTCGCGGAGCGGATCAACGTCCACCCGCAGTTCCTGGTCGAGATCGACGGCGTCGAGATCCACGTCCTGCATGCCCGGTCGCCGCACGCGCAGGCCCGGCCGCTGGTGATCACCCACGGGTGGCCGGGGTCGGTCGTCGAGTTCCTCGACGTGATCCCGATGCTGACCGACCCGCCGGACCCCGCGGACGCCTTCCATGTCGTGTGCCCGACGCTGCCCGGCTTCGGGTTCAGCGGCAAGCCGACGGAGACGGGATGGACCGTCCAGCGCATCGCGCGGGCGTGGGCGCAGGTGATGGCCGAGCTCGGCTACGACCGCTACTGGGCCCAGGGCGGGGACTGGGGCTCGTTCGTCACCGGTGACCTCGGCGCCGTCGACCCCGACCACGTCGCCGGCATCCACATGACCCTGCCGCGCGCTCCGAGCGTCCCGGACGCCGAGCTCAGCGACCTCGACCGGCAGTGGCTCGCCGACGCCGAGGAGTGGCGTGCCCGCGGCCAGGGGTACTCGGCGCAGCAGAGCACCCGGCCGCAGACGATCGGCTACGGGCTCGTCGACTCCCCGGCCGCGCAGCTGACCTGGATCCTCGACAAGTTCTGGGCCTGGACCGACAACCGCGGAGACTTGGAGTCGGTCATCTCGCGGGACGTCCTGCTCGACAACGTGATGCTGTACTGGCTCCCTGGCGCCGGCGTCTCCTCGGCCCGGATCTACTGGGAGAACTTCCCCCGCCACCTCGGCCACGACCCGGTCCGCGTCCCCATGGGGGCCTCGTTCTTCCCCCGCGAGGTCGTGAAGACCCCGCGCCCCTGGCTCGAGCGGCGCTTCTCCGACATCCGCTACTTCAATACCGACCTCGCCCGGGGCGGTCACTTCCCGTCCCTCGAGGTCCCCAAAGCCTTCGTCGCCGAGGTCCGCGCCTGCTTCCGCCTGATGCCCTGA
- a CDS encoding helicase-associated domain-containing protein — MSAGYSTGVRTLADELRARDDDGLAALLGARPDLVAPVPTDMTNLVARATTRTSVARALDALDRFTLQVLDGVAHQSDPGTLDALERLVPAPAAAVRTALDVLRERALVWGPDDGLRVVRTVRELLGAGPGGTGPPLAQAAAGYRPSRLAQTLADLGLPGEPDPPAALAALTRHLSDPATLASLLEQAPAGARQLLAELDAGGGVGAIGRADRDVTAATANGPIEWLLARGILIALDAERAVLPAEVAVAFRGGALYPDPQLNPPELTPSQIGAEAADRGGAGAAMTFVRRVEDLLDEWALDPPVALRTGGGGLGVRDLKHVQAAVDGDAFAAALLVETAFVAGLVATESSGTSEIFLPTPEFDRWRAFGTGRRWAALAGAWLGSSRVVGLVGSRPDGKDKSVAALGRELDRGTAPEIRLAVLSELASLTPGQTTGAVDILARLAWLRPRRGGALRPDLVRWTLTEAEMLGVTGRGALTSFGRALIAGEAEDATNRLSAELPQPLDHVMLQADLTAIAPGPLVRSLAADLSLVADVESTGGATVFRFTDASIRRALDAGRSAADLHELFARASRTPVPQPLTYLVDDVARRHGRIRVGTADAYLRCDDETVVSELVSDRRAAKLGLRKLAPTVAIASVAVDTVLSTLRELGYAPAAESATGAVVLRRADARRTGPRTAPKPVLSDRAAPTPQLRAAAVRALRAGDRAAAVGARRSAEEAERPSTLTEKPTSTSALITRLRSAADAQTSLWLGYVGDDGTATDRIVDPIAVEGGVLKAFDHRQARVRSFALSRISAVADA, encoded by the coding sequence ATGAGCGCGGGGTACTCCACCGGCGTGCGCACGCTGGCCGACGAGCTGCGCGCGCGGGACGACGACGGGCTCGCCGCGCTGCTCGGCGCACGCCCGGACCTCGTCGCCCCGGTTCCCACCGACATGACCAACCTGGTCGCCCGTGCGACGACGCGAACCTCGGTCGCCCGGGCCCTCGACGCCCTCGACCGCTTCACGCTGCAGGTGCTCGACGGCGTCGCGCACCAGAGCGACCCGGGGACGCTCGACGCCCTCGAGCGACTCGTGCCCGCCCCGGCGGCCGCGGTGCGGACGGCCCTGGACGTCCTGCGCGAACGCGCCCTGGTGTGGGGCCCGGACGACGGCCTGCGGGTGGTCCGGACGGTCCGGGAACTCCTCGGCGCCGGCCCCGGCGGGACCGGCCCGCCGCTGGCCCAGGCCGCCGCGGGGTACCGCCCGTCGCGGCTGGCGCAGACCCTCGCCGACCTCGGGCTGCCCGGGGAGCCGGACCCGCCCGCGGCCCTCGCCGCCCTGACCCGGCACCTGTCGGACCCGGCGACGCTGGCGTCGTTGTTGGAGCAGGCCCCGGCGGGCGCCCGGCAGCTGCTCGCCGAGCTCGACGCCGGCGGCGGCGTGGGAGCGATCGGGCGCGCGGACCGTGACGTCACCGCCGCGACCGCCAACGGCCCGATCGAGTGGCTGCTCGCGCGCGGGATCCTGATCGCCCTCGACGCGGAGCGCGCCGTGCTGCCGGCGGAGGTGGCGGTCGCATTCCGGGGCGGGGCGCTGTACCCCGACCCGCAGCTGAACCCGCCTGAGCTGACGCCATCTCAGATCGGCGCGGAGGCGGCGGACCGTGGCGGCGCCGGGGCGGCCATGACGTTCGTGCGCCGCGTCGAGGACCTGCTCGACGAGTGGGCGCTCGACCCGCCCGTGGCGCTGCGGACCGGCGGCGGTGGCCTCGGGGTCCGAGACCTCAAGCATGTGCAGGCCGCCGTGGACGGCGATGCCTTCGCCGCGGCGCTGCTGGTCGAGACGGCCTTCGTCGCGGGTCTCGTGGCGACCGAGAGCTCCGGCACCTCGGAGATCTTCCTGCCGACGCCGGAGTTCGACCGGTGGCGTGCGTTCGGCACCGGCCGGCGCTGGGCCGCCCTCGCCGGGGCCTGGCTGGGCAGCAGCCGCGTCGTCGGGCTCGTCGGGTCGCGGCCGGACGGGAAGGACAAGTCGGTCGCGGCGCTCGGCCGCGAGCTGGACCGGGGCACCGCGCCGGAGATCCGGCTCGCCGTCCTCTCGGAGCTCGCGTCCCTGACGCCGGGTCAGACCACCGGCGCCGTCGACATTCTGGCTCGGCTGGCGTGGCTCCGGCCGCGGCGCGGCGGGGCCCTGCGTCCCGACCTGGTGCGGTGGACGCTGACGGAGGCCGAGATGCTCGGCGTCACCGGTCGCGGGGCGCTGACCTCATTCGGGCGCGCCCTGATCGCGGGCGAGGCCGAGGACGCCACGAACCGGCTCTCGGCCGAACTCCCCCAGCCGCTGGACCACGTGATGCTGCAGGCGGACCTGACCGCGATCGCACCCGGGCCGCTGGTGCGGTCGCTCGCGGCGGACCTCTCCCTCGTGGCCGACGTCGAGTCCACCGGTGGCGCGACGGTCTTCCGCTTCACCGACGCGTCGATCCGTCGCGCGCTCGACGCGGGCCGCAGCGCGGCGGATCTGCACGAGCTGTTCGCGCGAGCCTCCCGGACCCCGGTCCCGCAGCCGCTGACGTACCTCGTCGACGACGTCGCCCGCCGGCACGGCCGGATCCGCGTCGGGACCGCGGACGCGTACCTGCGCTGCGACGACGAGACCGTCGTCTCGGAGCTGGTCTCCGACCGGCGCGCGGCAAAGCTCGGGCTGCGCAAGCTCGCCCCGACCGTCGCGATCGCGTCGGTGGCCGTCGACACCGTGCTCTCGACGCTGCGGGAGCTCGGCTACGCCCCGGCGGCGGAGTCCGCGACGGGGGCGGTCGTGCTGCGGCGTGCCGACGCGCGGCGGACCGGCCCGCGGACGGCCCCGAAGCCGGTGCTGTCGGACCGCGCCGCCCCCACGCCCCAGCTGCGGGCGGCCGCCGTCCGCGCCCTGCGGGCCGGGGACCGCGCCGCCGCCGTCGGCGCCCGCCGATCCGCCGAGGAGGCCGAGCGCCCCTCGACGCTGACCGAGAAGCCGACCTCCACCAGCGCCCTGATCACCCGCCTCCGTTCCGCCGCCGACGCCCAGACCTCGCTCTGGCTCGGTTACGTCGGCGACGACGGCACCGCCACCGACCGGATCGTCGACCCCATCGCCGTCGAGGGCGGCGTCCTCAAGGCCTTCGACCACCGCCAGGCCCGGGTCCGCTCCTTCGCCCTCTCCCGCATCTCCGCCGTCGCCGACGCGTAA